One part of the Sesamum indicum cultivar Zhongzhi No. 13 linkage group LG14, S_indicum_v1.0, whole genome shotgun sequence genome encodes these proteins:
- the LOC105176662 gene encoding uncharacterized protein LOC105176662 gives MADEKAALLNPGKNRAFARSVSHAQDELQGFRTWLKWLCVDQSNHWTAALSWFVFVGLAIIVPALSHFVLACADCDSLHNRPYDAVAQLSLSGVAALSFICLSGFVRKYGLRRFLFFDKLCDESETVRKGYTKQFNRSMKLLFIFVLPCFAAESAYKIWWYSSGGTRIPFLGNVIVSNTVACILELCSWFYRTVVFFLVCILFRLICYLQILRLQDFAQVFQVDSDVESVLREHLRIRRHLRIISHRYRSFILLALIFITASQFASLLMTTRSSADVNIYHTGELAVCSLSLLAGLLILLRSATRITHKAQAVTCLAAKWHVCATIDSFDTAETETPVARVSDEQIFTGSSDGSSDLDDVGDEEDELDNSKFLPAYAFSTISFQKRQALVTYFENNRAGITIYGFMLDRTSLHTIFGIELSLVLWLLGKTVGIS, from the exons ATGGCGGATGAGAAGGCAGCTCTGCTGAATCCCGGCAAGAACCGGGCCTTCGCGCGCTCCGTGTCCCACGCGCAGGACGAGCTGCAGGGGTTCCGGACTTGGCTCAAGTGGCTCTGCGTCGACCAGTCCAACCACTGGACCGCCGCTCTCTCATGGTTTGTCTTTGTGGGCCTCGCGATTATTGTCCCCGCGCTCTCCCACTTCGTGCTCGCCTGCGCCGACTGCGACAGCCTCCACAACAGGCCTTATGACGCCGTCGCGCAGCTGTCGCTCAGCGGCGTCGCCGCactttctttcatttgtttgtCGGGGTTTGTGAGGAAGTATGGGCTCAGGAGATTCTTGTTCTTCGATAAGCTCTGTGATGAGAGCGAGACTGTAAGGAAGGGGTACACCAAACAGTTCAAT AGATCAATGAAGCTCTTATTCATATTCGTGCTGCCCTGTTTTGCTGCCGAGAGTGCGTATAAAATATGGTGGTACAGCTCCGGGGGGACGCGAATTCCGTTCTTGGGCAATGTCATTGTGAGCAACACAGTAGCATGCATCCTCGAGCTGTGCTCATGGTTCTATCGAACCGTGGTCTTTTTCCTAGTCTGCATTCTGTTTCGCCTCATCTGTTACCTTCAGATTCTCCGTCTCCAAGACTTTGCTCAGGTCTTTCAGGTCGATTCAGATGTTGAATCCGTTTTGAGGGAGCACCTCAGAATCAGAAGACATTTGCGAATAATCAGCCATCGTTACAGATCATTCATATTGTTGGCTTTGATTTTCATCACTGCAAGTCAGTTTGCGTCCCTTCTCATGACCACACGGTCAAGTGCTGATGTCAATATATACCATACCGGAGAGCTAGCG GTTTGCTCCCTCAGCCTTCTAGCCGGGCTGCTAATTTTACTACGAAGTGCAACGAGAATCACCCACAAAGCACAAGCCGTCACATGCCTTGCAGCCAAGTGGCATGTGTGTGCTACAATTGACTCGTTCGATACAGCTGAAACCGAGACTCCAGTTGCTCGGGTATCTGACGAGCAAATATTCACCGGGAGTTCTGATGGATCATCTGATCTAGACGATGTGggagatgaagaagatgaacTCGACAATTCCAAGTTCCTTCCAGCATATGCCTTCAGCACAATCTCATTTCAGAAAAGACAAGCCTTGG TAACATACTTTGAGAACAATAGAGCCGGGATTACGATATACGGGTTCATGCTGGACCGAACTTCTCTGCACACAATATTTGGGATAGAGTTGTCCCTGGTGCTATGGCTGCTCGGAAAGACAGTAGGCATTTCTTGA
- the LOC105176660 gene encoding uncharacterized protein LOC105176660 isoform X2, with the protein MSLSRITTRFSRTVLSQCRNSLLFSGRHENYHFYSFPRGPVDKVVSGQVSWLHHSAINSSAFQWFGFSSSASPQPNEKETAQSANEPEIKGDNEAAGDAPHQTEASDKEAAATPQQTETSVSDGKTESDSDAESDLSRDDLVKLVAEKEQLLATKQEELETMKDKVLRTFAEMENVKERTRRESENAKKFAIQNFAKSLLDVADNLGRASSAAKESFSKIDASKDTTGAVQQLKTLLEGVEMTEKQLIEVFRKFGLEKYNPVDEEFDPNRHNAVFQVPDASKPADRVAVVLKAGYMLHDRVIRPAEVGVTVAVNKDEAGQGSEA; encoded by the exons ATGTCCCTGAGCAGAATCACGACTCGGTTCTCCAGGACCGTGTTGTCTCAGTGTCGCAATTCGCTGCTCTTCTCTGGTCGCCATGAGAATTACCACTTTTACTCTTTTCCACGAGGGCCGGTTGATAAG GTGGTATCTGGTCAGGTGTCATGGCTACATCATTCAGCCATAAACTCGTCAGCCTTTCAGTGGTTTGGATTCTCGTCATCTGCATCTCCACAGCCCAATGAGAAGGAGACAGCTCAATCTGCAAATGAACCGGAAATTAAGGGTGATAATGAAGCTGCTGGTGATGCTCCTCACCAAACAGAAGCATCGGACAAAGAAGCTGCTGCTACTCCTCAGCAAACAGAAACATCAGTTTCTGATGGAAAAACTGAATCAG ATTCAGATGCAGAGAGTGATCTTTCAAGAGATGATCTGGTGAAGCTTGTGGCTGAGAAGGAACAACTTCTGGCAACGAAGCAAGAAGAGCTTGAGACAATGAAGGATAAAGTCCTGAGGACTTTTGCAGAGATGGAGAATGTGAAGGAGCGTACTAGACGTGAGTCTGAAAATGCAAAGAAGTTTGCCATTCAG AATTTTGCAAAAAGCCTTTTGGATGTGGCAGATAACCTGGGTAGGGCTTCTTCTGCTGCAAAAGagagtttttcaaaaattgatgcatcAAAAGATACGACAGGAGCTGTTCAACAACTTAAAACACTCCTGGAAGGTGTTGAAATGACTGAAAAGCAATTGATAGAG GTATTTAGAAAGTTTGGACTGGAGAAATACAACCCTGTAGATGAAGAATTTGATCCGAACAGGCATAATGCAGTGTTCCAAGTACCAGACGCTTCAAAACCAGCTGATCGTGTTGCAGTTGTTCTGAAG GCTGGATACATGCTGCACGACCGAGTCATAAGGCCTGCTGAAGTCGGTGTAACAGTGGCAGTGAACAAAGACGAAGCCGGGCAAGGATCCGAGGCCTGA
- the LOC105176660 gene encoding uncharacterized protein LOC105176660 isoform X1 → MSLSRITTRFSRTVLSQCRNSLLFSGRHENYHFYSFPRGPVDKVVSGQVSWLHHSAINSSAFQWFGFSSSASPQPNEKETAQSANEPEIKGDNEAAGDAPHQTEASDKEAAATPQQTETSVSDGKTESGSARGPHPNTSGTVKRRRGTKRVAFSDSDSDAESDLSRDDLVKLVAEKEQLLATKQEELETMKDKVLRTFAEMENVKERTRRESENAKKFAIQNFAKSLLDVADNLGRASSAAKESFSKIDASKDTTGAVQQLKTLLEGVEMTEKQLIEVFRKFGLEKYNPVDEEFDPNRHNAVFQVPDASKPADRVAVVLKAGYMLHDRVIRPAEVGVTVAVNKDEAGQGSEA, encoded by the exons ATGTCCCTGAGCAGAATCACGACTCGGTTCTCCAGGACCGTGTTGTCTCAGTGTCGCAATTCGCTGCTCTTCTCTGGTCGCCATGAGAATTACCACTTTTACTCTTTTCCACGAGGGCCGGTTGATAAG GTGGTATCTGGTCAGGTGTCATGGCTACATCATTCAGCCATAAACTCGTCAGCCTTTCAGTGGTTTGGATTCTCGTCATCTGCATCTCCACAGCCCAATGAGAAGGAGACAGCTCAATCTGCAAATGAACCGGAAATTAAGGGTGATAATGAAGCTGCTGGTGATGCTCCTCACCAAACAGAAGCATCGGACAAAGAAGCTGCTGCTACTCCTCAGCAAACAGAAACATCAGTTTCTGATGGAAAAACTGAATCAGGTTCTGCTAGGGGGCCTCACCCTAACACGTCTGGGACTGTCAAAAGGAGAAGAGGTACTAAACGAGTTGCATTTTCTGATTCAGATTCAGATGCAGAGAGTGATCTTTCAAGAGATGATCTGGTGAAGCTTGTGGCTGAGAAGGAACAACTTCTGGCAACGAAGCAAGAAGAGCTTGAGACAATGAAGGATAAAGTCCTGAGGACTTTTGCAGAGATGGAGAATGTGAAGGAGCGTACTAGACGTGAGTCTGAAAATGCAAAGAAGTTTGCCATTCAG AATTTTGCAAAAAGCCTTTTGGATGTGGCAGATAACCTGGGTAGGGCTTCTTCTGCTGCAAAAGagagtttttcaaaaattgatgcatcAAAAGATACGACAGGAGCTGTTCAACAACTTAAAACACTCCTGGAAGGTGTTGAAATGACTGAAAAGCAATTGATAGAG GTATTTAGAAAGTTTGGACTGGAGAAATACAACCCTGTAGATGAAGAATTTGATCCGAACAGGCATAATGCAGTGTTCCAAGTACCAGACGCTTCAAAACCAGCTGATCGTGTTGCAGTTGTTCTGAAG GCTGGATACATGCTGCACGACCGAGTCATAAGGCCTGCTGAAGTCGGTGTAACAGTGGCAGTGAACAAAGACGAAGCCGGGCAAGGATCCGAGGCCTGA
- the LOC105176661 gene encoding EH domain-containing protein 1, which yields MNDFMEIRCSQEHQKIYQTWFAFVDSDGDGRLTANDASKFFSMSNLPRPDLKQMWAIADSKRQGFLEFKEFVLAMQLVSLAQAGHTLTRDILNTEVDFENLPPPTMEGLDKLLAKKKRLSEPENGSQRQSSSSVNLFHSSKSSKMSGASVTSIIDGLKRLYMKKLKPLEDTYQFNNFVSPSLTNSDFDAKPMVMLLGQYSTGKTTFIKHLLGTTYPGAHIGPEPTTDRFVVVMNGADERSVPGNTVAVQADMPFNGLTTFGTAFLSKFECSQLPHPLLENITFVDTPGVLSGEKQRTQRSYDFTGVTSWFASKCDLILLLFDPHKLDISDEFKRVIESLRGHDDKIRVVLNKADQIDTQQLMRVYGALMWSLGKVLNTPEVMRVYIGSFNDKPIREGVGGPMGKELFEKEQEDLLSDLKDIPKKACDRRINEFVKRARAAKIHAYIIGHLRNEMPTMIGKAKTQKRLIDDLGDEFAKVQREHHLPAGDFPDVEHFRELLSGYSIDRFERLKPKMIQSVDDMLAHDIPQLLQKFRNPYD from the exons ATGAATGATTTCATGGAAATTCGGTGCTCCCAGGAGCATCAGAAGATCTATCAGACTTGGTTTGCGTTTGTCGATTCAG ATGGAGATGGCCGTCTCACGGCGAACGATGCTTCCAAGTTCTTTTCCATGTCCAACTTGCCTCGTCCGGATCTCAAAcag ATGTGGGCAATTGCAGATTCAAAACGGCAAggatttcttgaatttaaagAATTCGTTTTAGCAATGCAG TTAGTCTCTTTGGCGCAAGCTGGGCATACTCTCACCAGAGATATTTTAAACACTGAAG TTGACTTTGAAAACTTGCCACCTCCAACCATGGAAGGTCTTGATAAACTCCTTGCT AAGAAAAAGCGTCTAAGTGAACCTGAGAATG GCAGTCAAAGACAATCTTCATCCTCAGTTAATTTGTTTCATTCTTCAAAATCTTCAAAG ATGTCTGGGGCCTCTGTCACTTCGATAATTGATGGGTTGAAGAGACTTTATATGAAGAAGCTGAAGCCCCTGGAAGATACCTATcagtttaataattttgtttccccCTCATTG ACGAATAGCGACTTTGATGCCAAACCAATGGTGATGCTGCTGGGGCAGTACTCCACTGGGAAGACAACATTTATCAAACATTTGCTGGGAACTACTTATCCAG GAGCTCACATTGGACCTGAGCCCACCACAGATAGATTTGTTGTAGTGATG AATGGAGCTGATGAGAGAAGTGTTCCGGGGAACACCGTTGCTGTTCAAGCAGATATGCCATTCAACGGGCTGACAACATTTGGGACTgcatttttgtcaaaatttgaGTGCTCACAATTGCCACATCCT CTGCTGGAGAATATTACATTTGTGGACACTCCTGGAGTTTTATCAGGAGAAAAACAACGGACACAGAGAAGCTATGACTTTACTGGTGTAACATCTTGGTTTGCCTCGAAGTGTGATCTCATTCTGCTTCTGTTCGATCCTCACAAGCTTGACATTAGTGATGAATTTAAACGAGTTATTGAATCTCTACGTGGTCATGACGACAAAATACGTGTGGTTTTGAACAAGGCCGACCAAATTGATACACAGCAA CTTATGCGGGTGTATGGAGCCTTGATGTGGTCCCTGGGGAAAGTGCTAAATACTCCTGAGGTTATGCGTGTTTATATTGG TTCCTTTAACGACAAGCCTATACGTGAGGGTGTTGGCGGTCCTATGGGTAAAGAGCTTTTCGAAAAAGAACAGGAGGATCTTCTGAGTGATTTGAAAGACATACCGAAGAAGGCTTGTGATCGTCGT ATAAATGAATTTGTCAAACGTGCGAGGGCGGCTAAGATACATGCCTACATCATCGGTCATCTGAGAAATGAGATGCCTACAATGATAGGCAAAGCTAAGACACAGAAAAGACTCATCGATGATCTTGGTGATGAATTCGCAAAG GTCCAGAGAGAACACCATCTACCAGCTGGTGACTTCCCTGACGTCGAACACTTTAGAGAGCTTCTGAGTGGATACAGTATAGATAGGTTCGAGAGGTTGAAACCAAAGATGATACAATCTGTTGATGACATGCTCGCACACGACATCCCTCAACTTCTCCAGAAATTCCGCAACCCTTACGACTAG